A region from the Sutcliffiella horikoshii genome encodes:
- the lipA gene encoding lipoyl synthase, whose product MAKKEEYIRKPDWLKIKLNTNENYTGLKKLMREHNLNTVCEEAKCPNIHECWAVRRTATFMILGAICTRACRFCAVKTGLPTELDTQEPERVAESVRLMNLKHAVITAVARDDLKDGGAAIFAETIRAVRRENPFTTIEVLPSDMGGVYENIEMLMAARPDILNHNIETVRSLTPRVRARATYDRSLELLRRAKELQPDIPTKSSIMIGLGETKEEIIETMDDLRANNVDIMAIGQYLQPSKKHIKVQKYYHPDEFAELKEIAMTKGFSHCEAGPLVRSSYHADEQVNEASKARQAQA is encoded by the coding sequence ATGGCTAAAAAAGAGGAGTACATACGTAAACCAGATTGGCTGAAAATCAAGCTGAATACGAATGAAAATTATACAGGACTTAAGAAACTGATGAGAGAGCACAACCTTAACACAGTATGTGAAGAGGCAAAGTGTCCGAACATTCACGAATGCTGGGCAGTAAGACGTACAGCTACTTTCATGATTCTTGGTGCCATCTGTACGCGCGCATGCCGTTTCTGTGCGGTCAAGACAGGTTTGCCAACAGAACTTGATACACAAGAACCGGAACGCGTAGCAGAGTCCGTTAGACTGATGAACTTAAAGCATGCTGTTATCACAGCGGTTGCCCGTGATGATTTAAAAGATGGCGGTGCTGCCATTTTTGCTGAAACGATTAGAGCGGTTCGCCGTGAAAACCCTTTTACGACTATTGAAGTGTTACCATCTGATATGGGTGGGGTTTATGAAAACATTGAAATGTTAATGGCGGCGAGACCTGATATTCTAAACCATAACATTGAAACAGTTCGTTCTTTAACACCTCGAGTTCGTGCGAGAGCAACCTATGACCGTTCTCTAGAACTATTGCGTCGTGCAAAAGAATTACAACCTGACATCCCGACAAAATCAAGCATCATGATTGGACTTGGAGAAACGAAAGAAGAGATTATTGAAACAATGGATGATCTTCGTGCCAACAATGTGGACATTATGGCGATCGGTCAATATCTGCAGCCTTCTAAGAAACACATTAAGGTGCAGAAGTATTATCACCCGGATGAGTTTGCAGAGTTGAAGGAAATTGCGATGACAAAAGGGTTCAGTCATTGTGAAGCTGGTCCGCTTGTTCGTTCTTCTTATCATGCCGATGAGCAGGTAAACGAAGCATCTAAAGCAAGACAAGCACAGGCATAA